Part of the Caulifigura coniformis genome, GGCCAGATCGACAAACTCAAGCAGTACAACCTGCAGAGCGACATCGCCGCCGTCGGCATCTCGGTTTTCAACCCGGAAAGCCGGGCCATCGCCGAAGAACTCCGCCAGCTGCAGCAGAAGGGCGTGAAGGTCATCACGATCGACGGCGACATGAATCGCGAAAAGTTTCGCGATGCACGCTACGCCTATCTCGGAACGGACAACCTCGTCGCCGGCAAGGAACTGGGCCGTGCCGCGAAGGCCATCGCCGGCGGAACTCCGCTCAACCACGTCTTTTTTGTCGGCAGCACGACCGCCGCCAACGCGGTCGCCCGCATGGACGGTTTCAACGCAGGTGTGGAAGCGGCCTCGAAAGAACTCGAACGCCTCGAAGACGGCGGCGACCGTCCGAAGGCCCGCTCCAATGTGGAAAGCGCTCTCGATCGCCACAAGGACATCTCCGCCCTCGTCGGCATCTGGGCCTACAACACGCCGCAGATTTCCCGCGTCGTCGCCGACCGGAAGATCCGCGACAAGACGAAGGTCTTCTGCTTCGACGCCGCCGAAGAAAGCATTCGCGGCATGCAGGACGGCAATGTCGACGTGATGCTCGTCCAGAACCCGTTCCAGATGGGGGCCGACGGCGTGAAGCTGATGCTGGCCCTGATCGAGAACAACGACGCCACGATCAAGGAGATGTATCCCACCTACGCCCAGACGGACGAGAACGACATGTTCAAGACCGAGCTGCGGATCGTCGTTCCGGACAACCAAAGCACGGTGACTTCGGAAATCCTCGAGAAGTCGACCCGGCTCATGAAGCTCTCCGAGTTCAAGAAGTGGCTCGAAGAACGCAAGCTCGTTTCCTCGTAGTCTGCTGCAATTGCTTCCAGCGACCGGGGGGCGTCAGCCCCCCGTGTTTGTCTTGAGACCCTGCCACGTCCGACATTCCGGCCTCTCTGAATGAACACCCTGGAGACATCATCCCCCGGCTGGCTTGGAGGCTTCCTGAGAAGGAATCGCAACGAGATCGGGCTGGTGATCGCGACGATCGCCGTGCTCGCCGTCACGCTCTTCTTCAACAAGTCCTACATTGAGAACCCGGGCGACAATACGCAGAAAATCCTGCGCACCACCGCCCTGCTCGGAATCTTCGCCTTCGGCGCCGCCACCGTCATCATCTCCGGCGGAATCGATCTCTCCGCCGGCTCGGTGATCGCCTTCAGCGGCATGCTCTTCGCCGGCATCATCGTGCTGCTGGCCCCCAAGTCCGAGCGCGGACTCCCTGTCACCACCGATATCGAAACGTGGATCGTCCTCGTCGCCATCGGAGGTACGTTGATTTCCGCGCTGTTGATCGGAACGTTCCATACGTGGCTGATCACGATCGTCGGCCTCCCCCCCTTCGTCGCCACGCTGGCGTCGCTCGTCGGACTCCGCAGCCTCGCAAAGGTCCTCGTCCAGAACATCACGGCCACGTCCCACGGCCAGGCCAAGTCCACGATCACCCTGGATAACGAGTGGCTGCTGTCGGTCGGCCAGCGCGAGGGCTGGTGGTCGCCCGTCCT contains:
- a CDS encoding substrate-binding domain-containing protein, with amino-acid sequence MRSRRFVLSLFGALCAAVLTGCPKESTAPGGSGSSGGSSASGGSKRIVILTNGDDPFWDACESGAKQAEKDLGLEGKGFTVAFERADFTDQGQIDKLKQYNLQSDIAAVGISVFNPESRAIAEELRQLQQKGVKVITIDGDMNREKFRDARYAYLGTDNLVAGKELGRAAKAIAGGTPLNHVFFVGSTTAANAVARMDGFNAGVEAASKELERLEDGGDRPKARSNVESALDRHKDISALVGIWAYNTPQISRVVADRKIRDKTKVFCFDAAEESIRGMQDGNVDVMLVQNPFQMGADGVKLMLALIENNDATIKEMYPTYAQTDENDMFKTELRIVVPDNQSTVTSEILEKSTRLMKLSEFKKWLEERKLVSS